A stretch of DNA from Mesorhizobium onobrychidis:
TAGCGAACTGGTGGCCATGATAGCCGGCCGCGCGCGCCTGCCCTTCCAGATCGGCATCAGCCAGTCCAATCCGCGCGTCGCGCGCGAGCGGCTGATGCGGGTGTCGGCGCTCCGCCCGGCGGCGGTGCAATTCACCTTGCCCGACTGGTGGCCGCCCAGCGACGACGAGGTCATGCGCTTCGTCGGCGGTCTATGCGAGACTGCGCCTGACATGCTGCTGGTGCTCTACAATCCACCGCATGCCAAGCGCCGCCTGACGCTCGAAGGCATCGCCGGGCTGCGTGCAGCCGTGCCGTCGCTGGTCGGCGCCAAGCTGCCGGGCGGCGACGCCAGCTGGTACGCCGACATGCGCCGCGAACTGCCGGGATTTTCGGTCTTCGTGCCCGGCCATACGCTGGCGACTGGGTATGCACAGGGCGCCCACGGTAGCTATTCCAATGTTGCCTGCCTCAACCCGAAGGGACGTGGTGGCAGATGATCCGCACCGACGTCGCAGCCGCTGCCGAGGTCGAGACGCGCATCCAGGCTTTTCTCGCCACGCACGTTCTGCCTTTTCGCGCTCGCTACGCTGTCAGCGATGCGGCGCTCGACAAAGCGATGGCGGCGGCCGGCGGCTGGGCGCCGCTTAGCCCGCGACTGCTCTGGCCCTACATCTCGGTTCCCAACGGGGAGATCGCGACGCTGGCCGAAGCCGCACGCAAGGCCTTCCCCGAATGGTGGAAGTGACCGTCGGTTTAGGGCGCTGCGGCCGCACGTTGCTCATTCGGATTGCATTCGACTTCCCTAAGTGGTGGCACTTCTGGAAATCCATCCACGCTGGCCATCAGTTCCAAATACCGTTGAGCCGACGCGGCCCACTGAAATCGGGCCGTCCTTGCGCGACCGCGTGCGATTAGTTTGGCTCTGAGGCCCTTTTCGTGGACCAGGCGCATGAAACAATCGAACCATGCATTCTCATCGCAAGGTGATGCGTACAAAACCGCATCCCCGCCGATTTCGGGCAGACTGGCACGGTCCGACATGACCACCGGACAACCAAGTGTCATGGCTTCGAGGGGCGGCAGTCCGAAACCCTCAACCAAGGAGGGGAACGCGAGGCATAGGGAATCGCGCAGAAGTGCGCCGAGTTCCGCGTCCGACCTTCTTCCCAGCCAAATGACGTTCGTCGACGTCTTGTTGCCAATGCTGCCGAAAACACGGGGCGTTGACGCGCCCACAACAACAACCCGTAGCCCCGCCGCGGCAAGTCGGCCGTGCATGCCGATGATCAAGCCGACATTTTTGTGCGGGATAGAACTGCCAAGCACGACTATCGTACCAGGGCCGGCAACTGCCAGGGTTTGGTCCGAGTGACAAGGAGCCCATCGCAGCGCATGTTCATGCCCGTTGCCTACAACCTCGACCTTTGCCGCCGGGCACACGCCATAGCGCGTCAGTTCACCTGCAGAGTATTGCGACACCGTCGCAATCTTAAGCGCAGTCCTGCCCAAGGCAGGAACTAAGGTGCGGTAGAGAAGTCGAAATGGAAGTGAATAGCTCTGTGGCCATGCCCGTGTATTGACGTCGTGAATGCACAGCACCTGCCGGCGTACGGTCAGAGGGCCCGTATTGCAGAGGCTAAGCAGCCCGCCGCGAAGATAGGCCGGAAGCACAGCCTGTTCCCATGCATGCCCGCCGAAGCTGCCGACAGTCCGGACACGGATCGCGGCTAAGGACAACGTGTCAAGGGCCCCCGGCGGGACCAGCAACTCGACCGTTAGATCCCGCGCCAAGGGAGCTTGGCCCACGATCAAGGCATCCAGCGCCGAAACGATCTCGCGTGCGTACCGCTGAACTCCGGTGGTCGGCTGCGCGAGAAAACGGCCGTTGATCGTCCAATGTCGTGTCATCACAGGGTTTTGGTCACCAGCGCCATGTCTCAGTTCCGCGACTTTGGATGACCAGGACGGTCGGGTCATCTTGGCCTTTGGGACGCAACCGGTCGTTTTGCCCGACAGGCTTCCCGGCAGCTCTCATCCGAATGGCGAGGCAAATCATGGGCGTTTACGCCAAATGTTTGAGGTTCCGCGTGGCGCGGCAGTGATAGACTGCATTGGGCAGTGCGGCAGATCTCGTTCGTCGTGCTCGGATGGATGTCAGGCAGAGTTCAGCGAATGGAGTGATGCCGAAAATGTCTGGCGCAAGACAAGCAAGTTCGCGCTGATGCAGCGGCCGACCAATCCATCGCAACCAGGTTCCATTGGACGGGCCGTCGCCGCGACCAGACGCCTATGGACAACCTTGGCATGCCTGCTGGGCATGACGGGTTCGTGCGCAGCGGATCTGCTCTGGGGGGTGAATGGCCATCCCTTCAATGCCTATCCTGGGATATCGATCGAACAGCAACTCGACTATATCCGCGACCTCGGCATGAAGTCGTATCGCGTCAACGTTTCCAGCGCCGACAGCGCCACCAAACTTGCCGAACTGGTCAAAGCGGGCAAGGAGCGCGGAGTCCAGATCCTACCGGTAATCACGCCCGAACTAGACCTTGACAATGAATCC
This window harbors:
- a CDS encoding glycosyltransferase family 4 protein encodes the protein MTRHWTINGRFLAQPTTGVQRYAREIVSALDALIVGQAPLARDLTVELLVPPGALDTLSLAAIRVRTVGSFGGHAWEQAVLPAYLRGGLLSLCNTGPLTVRRQVLCIHDVNTRAWPQSYSLPFRLLYRTLVPALGRTALKIATVSQYSAGELTRYGVCPAAKVEVVGNGHEHALRWAPCHSDQTLAVAGPGTIVVLGSSIPHKNVGLIIGMHGRLAAAGLRVVVVGASTPRVFGSIGNKTSTNVIWLGRRSDAELGALLRDSLCLAFPSLVEGFGLPPLEAMTLGCPVVMSDRASLPEIGGDAVLYASPCDENAWFDCFMRLVHEKGLRAKLIARGRARTARFQWAASAQRYLELMASVDGFPEVPPLREVECNPNEQRAAAAP
- a CDS encoding dihydrodipicolinate synthase family protein: MRAEPDDHLTHLPAHAPRGVWGAVMLAIDDRGAIDWEATEETIARLCACGVDGIYSNGTACEFHCQTEPEFDRLSELVAMIAGRARLPFQIGISQSNPRVARERLMRVSALRPAAVQFTLPDWWPPSDDEVMRFVGGLCETAPDMLLVLYNPPHAKRRLTLEGIAGLRAAVPSLVGAKLPGGDASWYADMRRELPGFSVFVPGHTLATGYAQGAHGSYSNVACLNPKGRGGR